The following are from one region of the Verrucomicrobiaceae bacterium genome:
- the rpsO gene encoding 30S ribosomal protein S15 — MSEAITIDSANFKLHAKDTGSADVQVALLTKRINELTQHLSVHSKDHSTRRGLLQMVARRRKLLDYLKATATERYQAAIKSLGLRR; from the coding sequence ATGAGCGAAGCCATCACCATCGATTCCGCCAACTTCAAACTTCACGCCAAGGACACCGGCAGTGCCGACGTGCAGGTCGCCCTCCTGACGAAGCGGATCAATGAACTCACGCAGCACCTCAGCGTGCATTCTAAAGATCACTCCACCCGCCGCGGCCTCCTGCAAATGGTCGCCCGCCGCCGCAAGCTGCTCGACTACCTGAAAGCCACCGCTACGGAGCGCTATCAGGCAGCCATCAAGAGCCTCGGCCTGCGCCGCTAA
- a CDS encoding DUF1501 domain-containing protein, which translates to MSSILQPPSVIRCAGPLSRRGFMQFGLSGLATLSWPGLLKLRAANAALPQSQRKSIIMVWLPGGQSHIDTYDPKPDASSEYRGPFKTISTKVPGTRFTELLPMNAKIADKFTIVRSMNQSAGGHPAGTMQMFSGDKDTRDKPKPRLPDWMSVVHYLRSKQGGRSNPLPNYIGVPAASPEYSSPAYLGDAYAPFAVSDDPNRPSFQVPNIGLDDEAETRRLSDRLALRRSLDKMERAFDREGELGALDEFEAQAATLLTNPRTRDAFDLSKEEPTTRDRYGRNRWGQQLLLARRLVEAGVEIVTSSLSGPLCGRVNNWDDHAVNQHQFEALRFRMPTYDRAVSALIEDIYARGLDQRVLVVVTGEFGRTPKISFDRSTGAGDASAPAGTLQPGRDHWPRAFTNVWAGGGIQTGGVIGASDKRGEDVVERPCNAADFLATIYHHLGVDYTKVTIDDLNGRPVHIVENGRAIPELIA; encoded by the coding sequence ATGTCCTCGATCCTCCAGCCCCCATCAGTCATTCGTTGTGCCGGTCCGCTCTCGCGGCGTGGCTTCATGCAGTTCGGACTGAGCGGGCTGGCCACGCTGAGCTGGCCGGGGCTGCTGAAATTACGTGCTGCCAATGCTGCCCTGCCCCAGAGCCAGCGCAAATCCATCATCATGGTCTGGCTACCGGGCGGCCAGTCCCACATCGACACCTACGACCCGAAGCCAGATGCCAGCAGCGAATACCGCGGCCCCTTCAAGACCATCAGCACCAAAGTCCCCGGCACACGCTTCACCGAGCTGCTGCCGATGAATGCTAAAATCGCCGACAAATTCACCATCGTGCGCTCGATGAACCAGAGCGCGGGCGGACACCCCGCTGGCACGATGCAGATGTTCTCCGGTGACAAGGACACCCGCGACAAGCCAAAACCCCGCCTGCCAGACTGGATGTCCGTCGTCCACTACCTGCGCTCCAAGCAAGGCGGGCGCAGCAATCCGCTGCCGAACTACATCGGCGTGCCCGCCGCCTCGCCCGAGTACTCCAGCCCCGCCTACCTCGGTGATGCGTATGCCCCCTTCGCCGTCAGTGATGACCCGAACCGCCCCAGCTTTCAGGTGCCGAACATCGGCCTCGATGACGAGGCAGAGACACGCCGCCTCAGTGACCGCCTCGCCCTGCGCCGCAGCCTGGATAAAATGGAGCGAGCCTTCGACCGCGAAGGCGAGCTCGGAGCTCTCGATGAATTCGAAGCGCAAGCCGCCACCCTGCTCACCAATCCCCGCACGCGTGACGCCTTTGACCTCAGCAAAGAAGAGCCCACCACGCGTGATCGCTATGGCCGCAATCGCTGGGGCCAGCAGCTCCTCCTCGCCCGCCGCCTCGTCGAAGCAGGCGTGGAAATCGTCACCAGCAGCCTCAGCGGCCCACTCTGTGGCCGCGTGAACAACTGGGACGATCACGCCGTCAATCAGCATCAGTTCGAGGCCCTGCGCTTTCGCATGCCCACCTACGACCGCGCCGTCTCCGCACTCATCGAGGACATCTACGCACGCGGGCTCGATCAGCGTGTGCTCGTCGTCGTCACGGGTGAATTTGGCCGCACACCCAAGATCAGCTTTGATCGCAGCACCGGCGCAGGGGACGCCAGCGCCCCCGCAGGCACCCTCCAGCCCGGACGCGATCACTGGCCGCGGGCCTTCACCAATGTCTGGGCCGGCGGCGGCATCCAGACCGGCGGTGTCATTGGAGCCAGTGACAAGCGCGGCGAAGACGTCGTCGAGCGGCCCTGCAACGCCGCAGACTTCCTCGCCACCATTTATCACCACCTCGGGGTCGATTACACCAAAGTCACCATCGACGACCTGAACGGCCGCCCCGTCCACATCGTCGAAAACGGCCGCGCGATTCCCGAACTCATCGCTTGA
- a CDS encoding RNA polymerase sigma factor: MPPTEETLTRLHADHALSVYRFAWSITKDASMAEDVVQELFLKLARDADAVTSAHSERGMIFTLARNLALDALRRRTRERDALSSLEQPLPTWFEPTTDPEQITTALATLPEEQRSVIHLHVWEEMTFREIGEMLSLPTQTVASRYRYALEKLRAQLP, from the coding sequence ATGCCGCCTACCGAAGAAACGCTCACCCGACTCCATGCCGATCACGCCCTCAGCGTGTATCGCTTCGCGTGGAGCATCACGAAGGATGCCTCCATGGCCGAAGACGTGGTGCAGGAGCTCTTCCTCAAACTCGCACGCGATGCCGATGCGGTCACCAGCGCCCACTCCGAACGCGGCATGATCTTCACCCTGGCACGCAACCTCGCCCTGGATGCCCTGCGCCGCCGCACCCGCGAGCGAGACGCCCTCAGTAGCCTCGAGCAGCCGTTGCCAACCTGGTTTGAACCCACCACCGACCCAGAGCAGATCACCACCGCCCTCGCCACACTGCCCGAGGAGCAGCGCAGCGTCATCCACCTGCATGTGTGGGAAGAAATGACCTTCCGCGAGATCGGCGAGATGCTTTCCCTACCCACCCAAACCGTCGCCAGCCGCTACCGCTATGCCTTGGAAAAACTCCGCGCCCAACTGCCATGA
- a CDS encoding gliding-motility protein MglA, which produces MPSINHEERTISFKIVYCGTPLCGKTTNIQQIHAKLDPRGRSDLISLSTAQDRTLFFDFLSIEADAIPGYKTSFHLYTVPGQVTYNATLQLVLRQADGVVFVVDSQMDRQRDNLQAYQSLEANLRLNDSSIEKLPVVIQYNKRDLPNAAPIEYLEYLFNNRAVPLLGFETDARSGRNILATLNAISQAVLHQFRLSQLPSVPTGAARPTAAPTLAAA; this is translated from the coding sequence ATGCCCAGCATCAACCACGAGGAACGCACGATCAGCTTCAAGATCGTCTATTGCGGCACACCGCTGTGCGGAAAGACCACCAACATCCAGCAAATCCATGCCAAGCTCGATCCACGCGGTCGCAGCGACTTGATCAGCCTCTCCACGGCACAGGATCGCACCTTGTTCTTTGATTTCCTCAGCATCGAGGCAGATGCCATCCCCGGCTACAAGACCAGCTTTCACCTCTACACCGTGCCCGGCCAGGTGACATATAATGCCACCCTCCAGCTCGTATTGCGCCAGGCAGACGGCGTCGTCTTTGTCGTCGATTCCCAGATGGACCGCCAGCGCGATAACTTGCAGGCCTATCAGAGCCTAGAGGCCAACTTACGCCTGAACGACAGCAGCATCGAAAAGCTCCCCGTCGTCATCCAATACAACAAACGCGACCTGCCAAACGCTGCCCCCATCGAGTACCTCGAATACCTCTTCAATAACCGCGCCGTGCCTCTGCTTGGCTTTGAGACCGATGCCCGCAGCGGCCGGAATATCCTCGCCACACTCAATGCCATCTCGCAGGCAGTGCTACACCAGTTCCGCCTCTCCCAGCTCCCCTCCGTGCCCACAGGCGCAGCACGCCCCACCGCAGCCCCCACACTCGCAGCCGCTTAA
- the ribD gene encoding bifunctional diaminohydroxyphosphoribosylaminopyrimidine deaminase/5-amino-6-(5-phosphoribosylamino)uracil reductase RibD, whose amino-acid sequence MRLALDEAKRGVGLTSPNPPVGAVIIAQDRVIGRGWHTKAGAPHAEVEAIRDAQKNAPKLLPGATIYITLEPCCTHGRTPPCTEAIKAAGIKRVVYGASDPNPAHHGMARQILLLAGISERHGVLVEECEALIRPFTKWITTGLPYVIAKAGQSLDGRLTRPPGESQWLTSNSARIHGRRLRMRADAIIVGAETVRKDNPRLTLRDGCAASGKEQPWRVILSRSGDIPADCHLLTDEHKDRTLIMQGIELRDVLKQLSERGVVTVLIEGGGIILGHAFRERLVDEAHWYIAPLLCGGGRPALAGPAFPASVELIDAKVLPIGDNVLVSGFVKQ is encoded by the coding sequence ATGCGCCTCGCACTCGATGAGGCGAAGCGCGGCGTCGGCCTCACTAGCCCGAATCCGCCCGTCGGGGCCGTGATCATCGCCCAAGACCGCGTCATCGGCCGCGGCTGGCATACCAAAGCCGGTGCACCACACGCAGAAGTCGAGGCCATCCGCGACGCACAAAAAAACGCCCCCAAGCTCCTCCCTGGAGCCACCATTTACATCACCCTCGAGCCCTGCTGCACCCACGGACGCACCCCGCCCTGCACCGAGGCCATCAAAGCCGCAGGCATCAAACGCGTCGTCTATGGTGCCAGTGACCCCAATCCCGCCCACCACGGCATGGCGCGGCAGATTTTGCTCCTCGCAGGCATCAGCGAGAGGCATGGCGTGCTCGTAGAGGAATGTGAGGCCCTCATTCGCCCCTTCACCAAATGGATCACCACCGGTCTGCCTTACGTCATCGCCAAAGCAGGCCAGAGCCTCGATGGACGCCTCACTCGCCCTCCCGGAGAGAGCCAGTGGCTCACCAGCAACTCCGCCCGCATCCACGGCCGCCGCTTACGCATGCGAGCAGATGCCATCATCGTCGGAGCAGAGACCGTGCGGAAGGACAATCCCCGCCTCACCCTCCGCGACGGCTGTGCCGCCTCTGGCAAAGAGCAGCCCTGGCGTGTCATCCTCAGCCGCAGTGGCGACATTCCCGCAGATTGCCACCTCCTCACCGATGAGCACAAAGACCGCACCCTCATCATGCAAGGCATCGAGCTCCGGGATGTGCTCAAGCAGCTCAGCGAGCGCGGCGTCGTCACCGTCCTCATCGAAGGCGGCGGCATCATCCTCGGCCATGCCTTCCGTGAGCGGCTCGTCGATGAAGCCCACTGGTACATCGCCCCACTGCTCTGTGGCGGCGGCCGCCCCGCCCTCGCCGGCCCTGCATTCCCCGCCTCCGTCGAGCTCATCGACGCCAAAGTCCTCCCCATCGGCGACAATGTCCTCGTCAGCGGCTTTGTGAAACAATGA
- a CDS encoding carbon-nitrogen family hydrolase codes for MNLHLVQLDPAWEDRVANHARARKLISAAHPAPGSLIVLPETFSTGFSLRTEITAEPEKGPTEQFLREIAIEHQSCVLGGLVTKNAHGGCANQALAISPEGHILARYDKNRPFSMIGEDKAHTAGRDVTIFEYQGMKIAPLICYDLRFPELARAAVRAGAEVLIYIAAWPIKRVQHWVTLLQARAIENLAWVIGVNRCGTDPDFTYPGRSLVVDPHGIITADAADREQVIHTQLDIRVARDWRAQFPALRDAQLLPV; via the coding sequence ATGAATCTGCACCTCGTACAGCTCGATCCAGCCTGGGAAGACCGCGTCGCCAATCACGCCCGCGCTCGCAAACTCATCTCCGCAGCCCATCCAGCTCCAGGATCGCTCATCGTGCTCCCAGAGACCTTTTCGACCGGATTCAGCCTCCGCACCGAAATCACCGCCGAGCCCGAAAAAGGCCCCACCGAGCAATTTTTGCGCGAAATCGCCATCGAACATCAAAGCTGCGTCCTAGGCGGCCTCGTCACGAAAAACGCCCACGGAGGCTGCGCCAATCAAGCGCTCGCCATCTCGCCCGAAGGCCACATTTTAGCCCGCTACGACAAAAATCGGCCCTTCAGCATGATCGGAGAGGACAAAGCACACACCGCAGGCCGCGACGTCACCATCTTTGAGTATCAGGGCATGAAAATCGCCCCGCTCATCTGCTACGACCTACGCTTCCCAGAGCTCGCCCGCGCCGCCGTCCGCGCCGGGGCCGAGGTGCTCATCTACATCGCCGCATGGCCCATCAAGCGTGTCCAGCACTGGGTCACCCTGCTCCAGGCCCGTGCCATCGAGAACCTCGCCTGGGTCATCGGCGTGAACCGCTGCGGCACCGATCCCGACTTCACCTATCCAGGCCGCAGCCTCGTCGTCGATCCACACGGCATCATCACCGCAGACGCAGCCGATCGCGAGCAAGTCATCCACACCCAGCTCGACATCCGCGTCGCTCGTGATTGGCGTGCGCAGTTCCCCGCCCTCCGTGATGCGCAGCTCCTCCCAGTCTGA
- a CDS encoding membrane dipeptidase — MLTFDAHLDLSLNALEYNRDLRLPVHELRQREAGMKDMKGREAGTTAFPEMRKAQIGLCVATQLAGCMKGARPIANWMSPEQAWAQTQGQLAWYRAMEEVGQMAQITNLRELDEILGLWSDTSIPDEDKVIGYILSLEGADSIRSVGHLEDAYAQGLRALGPAHYGVCRYALGHDQTGPLRPGGKELIQEMDRLGIILDLTHLSDECFYQALELYHGTVWASHSNCRALVPDPRQFSDDQIKALIERGGVMGAALDAWMMVPGWTRGQTTPQQAGLKLEVICDHIDHVCQLAGNSLHSGIGTDLDGGFGTEQTPADLDTIVDLARIPAMLKNRGYNDEDIANIMHGNFLRMLREAWAE, encoded by the coding sequence ATGCTCACCTTTGACGCCCATCTCGATCTCAGTCTCAATGCGCTAGAATACAACCGCGACCTGCGCCTCCCCGTCCACGAGCTACGCCAGCGTGAAGCCGGCATGAAGGACATGAAAGGCCGCGAAGCAGGCACCACTGCCTTTCCAGAAATGCGCAAAGCCCAAATCGGGCTCTGCGTCGCTACACAGCTCGCAGGCTGCATGAAAGGCGCACGCCCCATCGCCAACTGGATGTCCCCAGAGCAGGCTTGGGCACAAACACAGGGCCAACTAGCCTGGTATCGTGCCATGGAAGAAGTCGGCCAAATGGCCCAGATCACCAATCTACGCGAGCTCGATGAAATCCTCGGACTCTGGTCCGACACCAGCATCCCAGATGAGGACAAAGTCATCGGCTACATCTTGAGCCTCGAAGGCGCAGACTCCATCCGCAGCGTCGGCCACCTGGAGGATGCCTACGCCCAGGGCCTCCGCGCCCTAGGGCCAGCACATTATGGCGTATGTCGCTACGCACTCGGCCATGATCAGACCGGCCCGCTACGCCCAGGCGGCAAAGAATTGATCCAGGAGATGGACCGCCTCGGCATCATCCTCGACCTCACCCACCTCAGTGATGAATGCTTCTACCAGGCGCTCGAGCTCTACCACGGCACCGTCTGGGCCAGCCATAGCAACTGCCGCGCCCTCGTCCCCGATCCACGCCAATTCAGCGATGATCAAATCAAAGCCCTCATCGAGCGTGGCGGCGTCATGGGAGCCGCCCTTGATGCCTGGATGATGGTCCCCGGCTGGACACGCGGCCAAACCACCCCACAGCAAGCTGGCCTGAAGCTCGAAGTCATCTGTGACCACATCGACCACGTCTGCCAGCTCGCTGGAAACAGCCTCCACAGCGGCATCGGCACCGATCTAGATGGCGGCTTCGGCACCGAGCAGACCCCCGCCGACCTAGACACCATCGTCGACCTCGCCCGCATCCCCGCCATGCTCAAAAACCGTGGTTACAACGACGAAGACATCGCCAACATCATGCACGGCAACTTCCTTCGCATGCTCCGCGAAGCATGGGCCGAGTAA
- a CDS encoding alpha/beta hydrolase fold domain-containing protein, translating into MISRVFVVLAVLLVPLCLGHAQAPTHPNVPYGPHEKQVLDFWQAKSDGAKTPLLFFVHGGGWMTGDKANPDFLAKCLENGISVVSINYRLIQDAQAAKIDPPVKACLDDSARALQFVRSQADMWKIDKERIGGCGGSAGGFTVLWLAFSPDMADAKSTDAVARESTRLRCVMAFVPQTTLDPKQMQAWIPNNTYGNHAFGLPSMDDFVAKRDTLLPWIERFSPYALASADDPPVLLFYDNAPNLGQPYKDPPHCGNFGAGIAEKLKAVGIEHEINYNNDYAHMRWPDLFGFIAEKLKK; encoded by the coding sequence ATGATCTCTCGCGTCTTCGTTGTCCTAGCTGTTCTGTTGGTGCCCCTCTGCCTTGGGCATGCGCAGGCTCCCACGCACCCAAACGTGCCTTACGGACCCCATGAGAAGCAGGTGCTGGATTTCTGGCAAGCGAAGTCGGACGGGGCAAAGACACCACTGTTGTTCTTTGTACATGGCGGTGGGTGGATGACGGGGGATAAGGCAAATCCTGACTTTCTGGCGAAATGCCTCGAAAACGGCATCTCGGTGGTGTCCATCAACTACCGGCTCATCCAGGATGCGCAGGCGGCAAAGATCGATCCGCCGGTGAAGGCCTGTTTGGATGATTCGGCGCGGGCGTTGCAGTTCGTGCGGAGCCAGGCGGACATGTGGAAGATCGACAAGGAGCGCATCGGTGGCTGCGGCGGCTCAGCGGGCGGCTTCACAGTGCTGTGGCTGGCCTTTTCACCGGACATGGCAGACGCGAAGAGCACGGACGCGGTGGCGCGTGAATCGACACGGCTGCGCTGCGTGATGGCCTTTGTGCCGCAGACGACGCTGGACCCGAAGCAGATGCAGGCCTGGATCCCGAACAACACGTATGGAAACCACGCCTTTGGCCTGCCGAGCATGGACGACTTTGTGGCGAAGCGTGACACGCTGCTGCCGTGGATCGAGCGCTTCTCGCCGTATGCGCTCGCCAGTGCGGACGACCCGCCGGTGCTGCTGTTTTATGACAATGCACCGAACCTGGGCCAGCCCTACAAAGACCCGCCGCACTGCGGGAACTTCGGCGCGGGCATCGCGGAGAAGCTGAAGGCGGTCGGCATCGAGCACGAGATCAATTACAACAACGACTACGCGCACATGCGCTGGCCGGACTTGTTCGGCTTCATCGCGGAGAAGCTCAAAAAGTGA
- a CDS encoding endonuclease/exonuclease/phosphatase family protein: MRSSSQSDFFSPQTSLFGLIETTCLLGLAGTWIGSLGRWHWIWDLFAHFRPQYAILSLLVLLFALLRRRRGLAVFALITLAWNAWLIASVHHTAAGHASGPPLRVMTFNVLTSNPHPQQAIQHVLDADPDIVLLLEPSASWSHFLEPLRKKYPHRLEDLPYGGNFGIACYTRLPLKSSRILHLVDESIPSIQIECEHAGQPLTFIGTHPIPPMTRENSLRYRTQLSLLSKLVAAIPHRVIVAGDLNATPWSEGMRLLKSESGLDFHSAAPVWLPTWGRHLPMMMPIDHILTRAGLQVTQREIGPDLSSDHRSILVELR, from the coding sequence ATGCGCAGCTCCTCCCAGTCTGACTTCTTCAGTCCACAGACCTCCCTCTTTGGCCTGATCGAAACGACATGCCTCCTCGGCCTCGCAGGCACCTGGATCGGCTCGCTCGGGCGGTGGCATTGGATTTGGGACTTATTCGCCCACTTCCGGCCGCAATACGCCATACTCAGCCTGCTGGTGCTCCTCTTTGCCCTGCTGCGGCGCAGGCGGGGACTCGCTGTTTTTGCCCTCATCACCCTCGCGTGGAATGCATGGCTCATCGCCAGCGTGCACCACACCGCAGCAGGCCACGCCAGCGGCCCACCACTCCGCGTGATGACCTTCAACGTCCTCACCAGCAATCCGCATCCGCAGCAGGCCATCCAGCACGTCCTAGATGCCGATCCAGACATCGTCCTGCTCCTGGAGCCCAGCGCGAGCTGGAGCCACTTCCTCGAACCTCTGCGCAAAAAATACCCGCATCGGCTCGAAGACCTGCCCTACGGCGGAAATTTCGGCATCGCCTGCTACACACGCCTGCCGCTGAAAAGCAGCCGCATCCTCCATCTCGTGGATGAATCCATCCCCAGCATCCAGATCGAGTGTGAGCACGCCGGTCAGCCGCTCACCTTCATCGGCACGCATCCCATCCCGCCCATGACCAGGGAGAACTCCCTCCGCTACCGCACCCAGCTCAGCCTCCTCTCCAAACTCGTCGCCGCCATCCCCCACCGCGTCATCGTCGCCGGTGATCTCAATGCCACGCCCTGGAGCGAAGGCATGCGCCTGCTGAAAAGCGAAAGCGGGCTCGACTTTCACTCCGCCGCGCCCGTCTGGCTGCCCACCTGGGGCAGACATCTCCCCATGATGATGCCCATCGACCACATCCTCACCCGAGCCGGCCTCCAAGTCACCCAACGCGAAATCGGCCCCGACCTCAGCTCCGATCACCGCAGCATCCTCGTCGAGCTACGGTGA
- a CDS encoding DEAD/DEAH box helicase, which yields MDKHTFPELGISPQMLEAVKELGFEQPSPIQAQAIPVALAGRDVVGQSHTGSGKTMAFGIPAVERVDGALRRVQALILCPTRELAMQVCAEIHKLAVHKEGVRATPVYGGASYDRQIRALQGGAQIVVGTPGRILDFMERGTLTLDALKMLVFDEADEMLDMGFADAIEAIMQAVPEDRQTIFFSATFEPRIRRLVENYTRNAATITIEQKAMTVPTIEQRYYEVHGRSKTEVLCRVLDIDTPRLTIVFANTKKAVDDVVDALVGRGYAADRLHGDLNQIMRERVMRNFRSGNVEILVATDVAARGLDVNDIDLIVNFELPYDCEDYVHRIGRTGRAGKSGTAISLVAGREIFLIQRIQRFINARITRAKVPSQEEIEATRMDQTYEKLKAALEAGTYTKHEHSIQRLLDAGFTATEIASALMDLWIKESVREGEQIVEDRTARKNPAPQQAFKPRPMAVEGSAASEVAPADAAGQETDTSDQSEKPAAAPRAPAPAPASDFDDDEPSLPKRQTSFAQKGPRSGMVRMFVNVGGMDGARPADIAGMLYSTVQDLKPGSVGTIDVLEKCSFVEVPEESVEAVLENIRQQAPVVRGREVRMDYADRPDDTGGIRPKRFGGGGGFGGGGFKKGGFGGGGGFGGGGFKKGGFGGGFKQGGFKPRGPAMGDGEGPGPGYGGGGGGGGFGGGGFKKGGFGGGGGGGGFGGGGFKKGGFGGGGGGFKKKW from the coding sequence ATGGACAAACACACCTTCCCCGAACTGGGCATCTCCCCGCAGATGCTTGAGGCCGTCAAAGAACTCGGATTCGAGCAGCCCTCCCCCATCCAGGCCCAGGCCATACCCGTGGCTCTCGCCGGGCGTGATGTCGTGGGCCAGAGCCACACCGGATCAGGCAAAACGATGGCCTTTGGCATCCCCGCAGTGGAGCGTGTCGATGGTGCTCTGCGCCGCGTGCAGGCGCTGATCCTCTGCCCCACACGTGAGCTGGCCATGCAGGTCTGTGCGGAGATTCATAAGCTCGCCGTGCATAAAGAAGGCGTCCGCGCCACGCCGGTCTATGGCGGCGCATCGTATGACAGACAGATCCGTGCCCTCCAGGGTGGTGCGCAGATCGTGGTCGGCACCCCAGGGCGTATCCTGGACTTCATGGAGCGCGGCACGCTCACGCTCGATGCGCTGAAGATGCTCGTCTTTGATGAGGCAGATGAAATGCTCGATATGGGCTTCGCAGATGCCATCGAGGCCATCATGCAGGCCGTGCCAGAGGACAGGCAGACGATTTTCTTCAGCGCCACCTTTGAGCCACGCATCCGCCGTCTGGTGGAAAACTACACACGCAATGCTGCGACGATCACCATCGAGCAAAAAGCGATGACCGTGCCCACTATCGAGCAGCGCTACTACGAGGTGCATGGCCGCTCGAAGACGGAAGTGCTCTGCCGCGTGCTCGATATCGACACCCCGCGTCTGACGATCGTCTTCGCGAACACGAAAAAAGCCGTCGATGACGTCGTGGACGCCCTCGTCGGCCGTGGTTACGCCGCAGACCGCCTGCACGGCGACCTGAACCAAATCATGCGCGAACGCGTCATGCGGAACTTCCGCAGTGGCAACGTCGAAATCCTCGTCGCCACCGACGTCGCCGCCCGTGGCCTCGACGTGAACGACATCGACCTGATCGTCAATTTTGAGCTCCCCTACGACTGCGAAGACTACGTCCACCGCATCGGCCGCACCGGTCGTGCAGGCAAAAGCGGCACCGCCATCAGCCTCGTCGCTGGGCGTGAAATCTTCCTCATCCAGCGCATCCAGCGTTTCATCAACGCCCGCATCACCCGCGCCAAAGTTCCCTCCCAGGAAGAGATCGAGGCCACCCGCATGGACCAGACCTACGAGAAGCTCAAAGCAGCCCTCGAAGCAGGCACCTACACCAAGCACGAGCACAGCATCCAGCGCCTGCTCGATGCCGGCTTCACCGCCACGGAGATCGCCAGTGCCCTCATGGACCTCTGGATCAAAGAAAGCGTCCGCGAAGGCGAGCAGATCGTCGAAGACCGCACCGCACGCAAAAACCCCGCTCCGCAGCAGGCCTTTAAGCCGCGCCCCATGGCGGTGGAAGGCAGCGCCGCCTCTGAGGTAGCTCCGGCCGATGCCGCAGGCCAGGAAACGGACACCTCAGACCAGTCTGAGAAGCCCGCCGCCGCTCCGCGTGCACCCGCCCCGGCCCCCGCATCTGATTTTGACGACGATGAGCCCTCTCTACCGAAGCGCCAGACCAGCTTCGCCCAAAAAGGCCCACGCTCCGGCATGGTCCGCATGTTCGTCAATGTCGGCGGCATGGATGGCGCACGCCCCGCAGACATCGCAGGCATGCTTTACAGCACCGTGCAGGACCTGAAGCCCGGCAGCGTAGGCACCATCGACGTGCTGGAGAAATGCAGCTTCGTGGAAGTGCCAGAGGAGAGCGTCGAAGCCGTACTCGAAAACATCCGCCAGCAAGCCCCCGTGGTGCGTGGCCGTGAGGTCCGCATGGACTACGCAGATCGCCCAGATGACACGGGTGGCATCCGTCCGAAGCGCTTCGGCGGTGGTGGTGGCTTTGGCGGCGGCGGCTTCAAAAAAGGCGGCTTCGGTGGCGGTGGCGGCTTTGGCGGAGGTGGCTTTAAAAAAGGCGGCTTCGGCGGCGGCTTCAAGCAAGGTGGCTTCAAACCACGCGGCCCGGCCATGGGTGACGGCGAAGGCCCTGGCCCCGGTTACGGCGGCGGTGGTGGTGGTGGCGGCTTCGGCGGTGGCGGCTTTAAAAAAGGCGGCTTCGGTGGCGGAGGAGGCGGCGGCGGCTTCGGCGGAGGTGGCTTTAAAAAAGGCGGCTTCGGCGGAGGTGGCGGCGGCTTCAAGAAGAAGTGGTGA